A region from the bacterium genome encodes:
- a CDS encoding gamma-glutamyl-gamma-aminobutyrate hydrolase family protein (Members of this family of hydrolases with an active site Cys residue belong to MEROPS family C26.): MRGGAADRPRIGITGKDPAQLQNYIDAVEAAGGKAVPLLPGEGRSPDEVLDSLDGLLLSGGLDIDPLAYGQRLQDGLGVDVDHPRDALEIPLARRALERDLPILGICRGIQVMNVAGGGTLHQDIVQVGIAPGSHNQRETLPRPSDDAAVHEVGIVPGSRLAEIVGGDRLGVNTFHHQVIDRPAPQFAVVARSAEAHGDGLIEGVEVRGRTFAIGVQWHPERMWRRIGACGKLFSALVEAASRKRVG, encoded by the coding sequence ATGCGCGGAGGGGCGGCCGATCGGCCGAGGATCGGGATCACCGGCAAGGATCCCGCCCAACTGCAAAACTACATCGACGCCGTGGAGGCCGCCGGGGGAAAGGCGGTGCCGCTCCTCCCGGGCGAGGGGCGATCCCCCGACGAGGTCCTCGACTCCCTGGACGGACTCCTGCTCAGCGGCGGACTGGACATCGATCCCCTAGCCTACGGACAGCGGCTCCAGGATGGACTGGGAGTCGACGTGGACCATCCCCGAGACGCCCTGGAGATCCCGCTGGCGCGTCGAGCGCTGGAGCGCGATCTGCCGATCCTCGGCATCTGCCGGGGAATTCAGGTCATGAACGTTGCGGGGGGCGGCACGCTGCACCAAGACATCGTGCAGGTCGGCATCGCGCCCGGCAGCCACAACCAGCGGGAGACGCTCCCCCGGCCGTCGGATGACGCTGCGGTTCACGAGGTGGGGATTGTGCCCGGGAGCCGGCTGGCCGAGATCGTCGGCGGGGACCGGCTGGGGGTCAATACCTTCCACCATCAGGTGATCGACCGTCCGGCGCCCCAATTTGCCGTGGTCGCCCGCTCGGCCGAGGCTCACGGCGATGGACTGATCGAGGGGGTTGAGGTCCGGGGCCGCACATTTGCCATCGGCGTGCAGTGGCATCCGGAGCGGATGTGGCGGCGAATCGGGGCCTGCGGCAAACTGTTCAGCGCGTTGGTCGAGGCGGCATCCAGGAAGCGGGTTGGATAG
- a CDS encoding class I SAM-dependent methyltransferase → MGRVIDPTFDSEAKADVYEYWNSNPCETNFRDLNPPEKYSRGYFEAIEELRYTRDPGIHAFAQFPRFHGCKVLEVGVGAGTDFLQWVRAGAEAYGIDLTSEAVEHVRQRLRLYDLRAADVRVADCENLPYPDNAFDLVYSWGVIHHTPNLERALSEIVRVCRPGGMCKVMVYNRHSLAALYVWVRNALLRGRPWKSLAWCISRYVESPGTQALTMQEMKRILSRHPIKGEPEFHRYLTYWDTYHGKRPWIERTAYFLSALLGLDRLGWFMMIQFHKT, encoded by the coding sequence GTGGGGCGCGTGATAGATCCGACATTTGATTCAGAAGCCAAAGCCGATGTCTACGAGTACTGGAATAGCAATCCGTGCGAAACCAATTTCCGCGACCTCAACCCACCGGAGAAATATTCCCGCGGCTATTTTGAGGCCATCGAGGAATTGCGATACACACGTGATCCTGGAATCCACGCATTTGCCCAATTTCCGAGGTTTCATGGCTGCAAAGTGCTTGAGGTGGGTGTCGGCGCCGGCACGGACTTTCTTCAATGGGTAAGGGCGGGAGCGGAAGCCTACGGGATCGACTTAACTTCGGAAGCAGTGGAACACGTCAGGCAGCGGCTTCGGCTGTACGATCTCCGGGCTGCCGATGTGCGTGTGGCAGACTGTGAGAATTTACCCTACCCGGACAACGCCTTCGATCTGGTGTATTCCTGGGGAGTGATACACCATACACCGAATCTGGAACGTGCACTTTCAGAAATTGTCCGCGTATGCCGTCCGGGCGGCATGTGCAAGGTCATGGTCTATAATCGCCATTCGCTGGCTGCATTGTATGTCTGGGTGCGAAACGCACTGCTCCGCGGTCGGCCCTGGAAGTCGTTGGCTTGGTGCATCAGTCGATATGTGGAGAGCCCCGGAACCCAGGCCCTCACCATGCAGGAGATGAAAAGGATACTCAGCCGTCATCCCATCAAGGGAGAACCGGAATTCCATAGATACCTGACCTATTGGGATACGTATCACGGGAAGCGGCCGTGGATCGAAAGGACGGCCTACTTCCTCAGTGCCCTTCTGGGATTGGATCGTCTTGGATGGTTTATGATGATTCAATTTCATAAAACCTGA